The Methanobrevibacter ruminantium genome contains a region encoding:
- the rbr gene encoding rubrerythrin, translating into MVDLKGTKTEENLRAALAGESQARVKYEFYASQAKKDGYVEIKDIFQESSDNEKEHAKIWFKLLNGGKVPDTLSNLADAAAGEHEEWTVMYKGFAETAREEGFDEIADLFDAAGATEKVHEDRYNALSAKIKADKVFKKDEEIAWKCNNCGYIHIGKEAPEVCPLCDHPQAHFRKQDTSYI; encoded by the coding sequence ATGGTAGATTTAAAAGGAACAAAAACTGAAGAAAACTTAAGGGCAGCTCTTGCTGGTGAATCTCAAGCTCGTGTAAAGTATGAATTTTATGCTTCTCAAGCTAAAAAAGATGGTTATGTGGAAATCAAGGACATTTTCCAGGAATCATCTGACAATGAGAAAGAACATGCAAAAATCTGGTTCAAGCTGTTGAATGGTGGAAAAGTGCCTGACACTTTAAGCAACCTTGCAGATGCTGCAGCAGGTGAGCATGAAGAATGGACTGTAATGTATAAGGGATTTGCAGAAACCGCAAGGGAAGAAGGATTCGATGAGATTGCAGATTTATTTGATGCAGCAGGTGCTACTGAAAAGGTCCACGAAGACAGATACAATGCTTTATCTGCTAAGATAAAAGCAGACAAAGTCTTTAAAAAAGATGAAGAGATTGCATGGAAATGTAATAACTGTGGTTACATCCATATTGGAAAAGAGGCACCTGAAGTCTGTCCATTATGTGATCACCCACAAGCACACTTCAGAAAACAAGACACAAGT
- the bsh gene encoding choloylglycine hydrolase, with protein sequence MCTASEYLTAKHYFGRNFDYEISYNERVCITPRNYEFKFRKIDDMKSHFAIIGITAGIDEYPLYYDACNEKGVAIAGLNFVGNAVYREIEDDMVNVTPFEFIPYLLSQSESIEDVKELLLNLNLVNINYSENLPLSPLHWMIADENSSIIVEPLEDGLKVYDNPVGVLTNNPTFDMQLFNLNNYRNLSVKTPDNTFSKDLELDTYSRGMGSIGLPGDLSSASRFVKVAFTKENSFSGESESESVSQFFHILASVEQQKGLTFIDDPDLYEYTIYSSCYNTNKGILYYKTYDNHQITAVDLNKENLDGDSLVIYPLIDEAQINFVN encoded by the coding sequence ATGTGCACTGCAAGTGAATATCTAACAGCAAAACATTATTTTGGCAGAAACTTTGACTATGAAATTTCATATAATGAAAGAGTTTGCATAACTCCAAGAAACTACGAATTCAAATTTAGAAAAATAGATGATATGAAATCACATTTTGCAATAATTGGTATTACTGCAGGAATTGATGAATATCCTTTATACTATGATGCTTGCAATGAAAAAGGAGTAGCTATTGCCGGTCTTAACTTTGTGGGCAATGCTGTTTATAGGGAAATTGAGGACGATATGGTGAATGTGACACCATTTGAATTCATTCCTTATTTGTTATCGCAGTCAGAGTCGATAGAGGATGTTAAAGAATTGCTTCTGAATCTTAATTTAGTAAATATAAACTATTCGGAAAACTTGCCTTTATCTCCACTTCATTGGATGATAGCTGATGAGAATTCATCTATTATTGTTGAACCTTTAGAAGATGGATTGAAAGTTTATGATAATCCTGTAGGGGTTTTAACTAATAATCCTACCTTTGATATGCAGCTATTTAATTTGAATAACTATAGAAATCTATCAGTTAAAACTCCAGATAATACCTTCTCTAAAGATCTTGAATTGGATACTTATAGCAGAGGTATGGGTTCAATTGGACTTCCTGGTGACTTGTCTTCTGCATCAAGATTCGTAAAGGTGGCATTCACTAAAGAAAATTCATTCTCTGGCGAAAGTGAAAGTGAAAGCGTTTCACAATTTTTCCATATTTTGGCGTCTGTTGAACAACAGAAAGGATTGACATTTATTGATGATCCAGATTTATATGAATATACAATTTATTCATCCTGTTACAACACCAATAAGGGAATTTTATATTATAAGACATATGATAATCATCAGATAACTGCTGTTGATTTAAACAAGGAAAATCTTGATGGTGATAGTTTGGTCATTTATCCTTTAATTGATGAAGCGCAAATAAATTTTGTAAATTGA